Sequence from the Corallococcus soli genome:
AGGCCGAGCCGAAGGAGGCCGGCGCCAAGCTCAAGTTCAAGGACGGCGATGACCGCGAGCGCTTCTCGCTCAAGCCGAAGGACGACGGCGCCAAGCTGGTGGACGGCGAGGACCGGGAGCTTGCCCGCTACAAGTGGAAGGGCGGCGACCTCAAGGTGTCCGGTCCGGACGACACGGTGCTGGCGTACGTCACCGGCGGCCCGGACGTGTTCCAGGTGAAGGATGGCGCGAAGGGGGCCGTGCGCTACACCCTCGCGCGCGAGGGCGCCGGCTGGAAGCTCACCGACGCGCAGGGCGCCGTCCTGAACACCGTGGCCTCCGAAGGCGGTGGCGCGTCCGTGAGGGGCGCGTCCGGCGCGGAGGAGCTGCGCGTGAAGGTGCGCGACGGCAAGCTGTCCCTGCGCGACCCGGCGGGCAACACGGTGCTCGCCACCAAGACGCCGGTGTCCCCCGAAGCCGCCGCGTGCCTGGGCTTCGGCTCCCTGGACCTGCCCGTGCGCATGGCCCTGCTCTTCCGCCTCCAGAACCCCGCGGGCGCCTCCGCGCCCTGAGCCATCCGCCATGTCCCCTTCCTTCCCCTCCGCCGAACACTGCCTGGAGACGTCCGGCTTCCTCTTCTCCCACGCGTGCGAGCGCGCGGCGGCCACGCAATGCACGCGCTGCCAGAAGCCGCTGTGCCTGCTGCACATGCGCATGCTCGACGGCGCGGAGTCGGTCTGCGTGTCGTGCGCCCGGATGGCGGACAACGGCGAGAGCAACGACGGCTCCGAGACCGACTGGGACGAGAACGACCCCAGCTACTACTACGACGGCTACGGCTACTACGGCCGTGGCGCGTGGACGACGGCGGGCGCCTCCCACGACAGGAACGACTTCACCGAGGCCGACGGCGAGAGCCTGCGCCGCGAGGACGACGCCTCCTTCGAGGAGGACCTGGGCGGGAGCTGAGCGGCCGTGCGACGTCAGCACTGGCGCGTGTACGCGCTCGGCGGAGGCCTGGGGCACCTGACGCGCGCCGGGGCCCTGGCGCGCGCCGCCGTGGCGCGGGGCCACGCCGTGGACCTGCTCACCAACAGCCCGTTCGCCCCGGGCCTGCCCCTGGAGTCGCTGCTGGGCCCCGGCGCCACCGTGCACCGCCTGGACGCGCGCCTGGACAAGGCGGCCACGGTGGCGGCGGTGACGGCGTGGCTGGGCGCCTCGACGCCGGACGTGCTGGTGGTGGACACCTTCCCCCGGGGCCTCGCGGGGGAGCTGCCCGGGCTGCTGCCCACGGTGCGCGCGCCGCGCGTGCTGGTGCACCGCGACCTGAACCCCGTCTACGTGGAGCGCTTCGACGTGGCCCGCGCGGTGGACGCGTTCGACCTGCTCGTCGTGCCCGGGGAGGACGCGCCCTTCGCGCACCACCCGCGCGCGGTGCGGACGCCACCGTGGCTGCTGCTGGACGCGGACGCGCTGCTGCCGCGAGAGCAGGCCCGGCTGCGGCTGGGGCTGGAGGCGAACGGGGCCCGGCCGGTGGTGGCGGTGCTGGGCTGCGGCCGGCCGGAGGAGGTGGTGGACGCGCGCGACACCGCCGGGCGGCTGCGCGCGGCGCTGGGGGCACGGGCCGACGTGCGATGGCTGGTCCCCACCGCTGGAGATGGGGCGGGCGCGGCCGGGGGCCTGGCCGTCTGGCCGGCGCTCGCGGTGCTGCCGGGGGTGGACGTGCTGGTGGGGTCTGGCGGCTACAACACGGTGCGGGAGGCGCGGGCCACGGGGACGCCGCTCGTCGCGTGGGCGCGGCCCCGGCTGTATGACCGGCAGGCCCTGCGGCTGACGGACGGGGAGCGCGTCACGGACGCGGCGGAGCTGGAAGCGCGGGTGGCTTCCCTGCTGGAGGCCGTCCTCCGGGCGGGGGCACCCGGGCGTCCTCCTACCTACGTCAACGGCGTCCACCGGGCGGTGGACGCCATCGAGCGCGTCGCGCTCAGTGCTTGAAGCCCTGGTGGCTGGCGGCCGGCTCGATGCCGTGGGCCATGATGAAGTGGTAGAGCACCTGCGGGTCGTCCTTCGGTCCGCCCATCAGCTCCACCAGGAAGTGGCCCTGCTGCGGGTCCGCGTCCGGATCCGGCGAGACGGAGACTTCGGAGACCTCACGGCCCACCATCACCATCTCGCCCACCAGGGACTTGCCCTTGATGAGCTGGAGGACGTGCTGGCGCTCCTCTTCCATCAGCATCCAGTGGAAGTCGTCGTGGTCGAACAGGGTCATGTCCGGGGAGCCGCACCGGAGGATGCAGTTGGTGTGCTCCTGGATCCATCGCCAGAAGGCATCAAACGTCAGGGTGCGGGCCGGTGGGGAGATCAGATCCATCGGGAGACCTCTTCGGAAGGGGGCGGGCGCCCGGACGCCAGCAGGCGCGTCGGGGGGCGTGTGCGTGCTGCCTAGCATGGCCGGGCCTCGTGGGGCCGGCTCCTTTTCAAGGGGCTGTTGGGGGCTGGCCTGCCAGCCAGGGGAGGTGAATCCCCGATATCGGACGCTTGTTGCTCTCCTCAGGAAGAGGACGGCGCCGAGGTGGGTTGGCGCCGCCCGGAGGGAGGATGCTCAAGCATGAAGAGGGACGCCGGCCGGAGGCCCGCACGGGGCGCGCGATGAGTCTGCGCGCCTTCTTCTCCACCGTGGTGGGTGGCCTGGTGCTGCTCAGCCTGCTGTCCGCCAGCCTGCTCGTGGGGGTGACCCAGGCGCTGGAGCGCGTGGCCTCCACCCTGAGTGAATCCGTGGACGGGGTGCGACAGGCGGAGGAGCTGGAGGTGGACCTGCTCATCCACTCCCGGCTCGTCTCGTCGCCGGATACGCCCCTGGTGGCGGACCCCTCGCGGGGGCGCTCGCCGCTGGAGATTGAATCGGACGTGCACCGTCAGTTGAAGGATCTGCACACCACCGCCTCCACCGACGAGGAGCGTCAGGTGGTGGCGGAGGTGGAGCGCCACGTGGGCGCCTACCTGGAGGCGCAGCAGCGGCTGTCGGAGACGGGGCGGAACTCGTCGTCGTTTGACGGGCGGATGGTGGCCACGCTGGACGCGGCGCTGCGTTCGCTGGAGCGCCTCATCCAGATCAACGTGGACCAGGCCCAGCATGAGCGCGTGCTCGCGAACCGCTGGAGCGACACGGCCAACCTGCTGGGGCTGGTGCTGGGCCTGCTGCTGCTGACGTCGCTGGGGCTGGGCAGCTTCTGGCTGCGGCGCTCCGCGCTGCGTCCGGTGGCGGGCCTCCAGCGTGCGATGCGCGCCTTTGGCGCGGGCCGCGACAAGGCCTCGCGCGCGCCGGAGGAGGGCCCGTCGGAGATCCGCGACATGGCCCAGACCTTCAACGAGATGGCGGACAGCCTGACCCACCAGCAGGAGCAGCAGCTGGCATTCCTGGCGGGCGTGGCGCACGACCTGCGCAACCCGCTGTCTGCCCTCAAGCTGTCCACGGCGCTGGCGGCGCCCGGCCGCGCGGAGGTCACCCCGGAGCGGATGCAGCGCACGCTCTCGCTGGTGCGCCGGCAGGTGGCCCGGTTGGACCGGATGGTGGGGGACCTGCTGGACGCCACGCGCATCGAGGCGGGCAAGCTGGAGCTGCAGCCGGAGGTGCGCGACACGCGCGAGCTGGCGCGCTCCGTGGTGGAGCTGTACCAGTCCAGCGAGCCCGGCCACACGCTGGAGCTGGGGCTGCCCGACGCCCCAGTGCTGGTGCGGGCGGACCCCGCGCGGCTGGAGCAGGTGCTGACCAACCTGGTGAGCAACGCGCTCAAGTATTCACCGGCGGGCAGCCGCGTGGAGGTGTCCGTGCGAGGGGACGCGCACCACGCGGTGGTGGCCGTGGCGGACCAGGGCATCGGCATGTCCCCGGAGGAGCTCAAGGGGCTCTTCGTGCCGTTCCAGCGCGCGGGCAACGCCAAGCAGCGCGCCCCGGGCGTGGGGCTGGGGCTGTCGGTGTCGCGGCGGATCATCGAAGCGCACGGCGGCCGCATCGAGGTGGAGAGCCGGCCCGGCCAGGGCTCCGTG
This genomic interval carries:
- a CDS encoding serine/threonine protein kinase, whose amino-acid sequence is MDLISPPARTLTFDAFWRWIQEHTNCILRCGSPDMTLFDHDDFHWMLMEEERQHVLQLIKGKSLVGEMVMVGREVSEVSVSPDPDADPQQGHFLVELMGGPKDDPQVLYHFIMAHGIEPAASHQGFKH
- a CDS encoding sensor histidine kinase, with amino-acid sequence MLKHEEGRRPEARTGRAMSLRAFFSTVVGGLVLLSLLSASLLVGVTQALERVASTLSESVDGVRQAEELEVDLLIHSRLVSSPDTPLVADPSRGRSPLEIESDVHRQLKDLHTTASTDEERQVVAEVERHVGAYLEAQQRLSETGRNSSSFDGRMVATLDAALRSLERLIQINVDQAQHERVLANRWSDTANLLGLVLGLLLLTSLGLGSFWLRRSALRPVAGLQRAMRAFGAGRDKASRAPEEGPSEIRDMAQTFNEMADSLTHQQEQQLAFLAGVAHDLRNPLSALKLSTALAAPGRAEVTPERMQRTLSLVRRQVARLDRMVGDLLDATRIEAGKLELQPEVRDTRELARSVVELYQSSEPGHTLELGLPDAPVLVRADPARLEQVLTNLVSNALKYSPAGSRVEVSVRGDAHHAVVAVADQGIGMSPEELKGLFVPFQRAGNAKQRAPGVGLGLSVSRRIIEAHGGRIEVESRPGQGSVFRVLLARVDVSAPGLPAAPDEEEPAEGEGTGALH